A genomic region of Vitis vinifera cultivar Pinot Noir 40024 chromosome 7, ASM3070453v1 contains the following coding sequences:
- the LOC132254062 gene encoding MDIS1-interacting receptor like kinase 2-like has protein sequence MKSTSLVLIHLLFLSLLPFRITSSPRAQAEALVKWKNSLSSSTSLNSSWSLANLGNLCNWTGIVCDVAGSISEINLSDAKLRGTIVEFNCSSFPNLTSLNLNTNRLKGSIPTAVANLSKLTFLDMGSNLFSGRITSEIGQLTELRYLSLHDNYLIGDIPYQITNLQKVWYLDLGSNYLVSPDWSRFLGMPLLTHLSFNFNDLILEFPEFITDCRNLTYLDLSQNYFTGPIPEWVFSNLVKLEFLYLFENSFQGLLSPNISRLSNLQNLRLGRNQFSGPIPEDIGMISDLQNIEMYDNWFEGKIPSSIGQLRKLQGLDLHMNGLNSTIPTELGLCTSLTFLNLAMNSLTGVLPLSLTNLSMISELGLADNFLSGVISSYLITNWTELISLQLQNNLFSGKIPLEIGLLTKLNYLFLYNNTLYGSIPSEIGNLKDLFELDLSENHLSGPIPLAVGNLTKLTRLELFSNNLSGKIPMEIGNLKSLKVLDLNTNKLHGELPETLSLLNNLERLSMFTNNFSGTIPTELGKNSLKLMYVSFTNNSFSGELPPGLCNGFALQYLTVNGGNNFTGPLPDCLRNCTGLTQVRLEGNQFTGNISEVFGVHRSLKFISLSGNRFSGVLSPKWGECQNLTILQMDGNQISGKIPVEFVNCVLLLILKLRNNDLSGEIPPELGNLSTLNVLDLSSNSLSGAIPSNLGKLVALQILNLSHNNLTGKIPPSLSDMMNLSSIDFSYNTLTGPIPTGDVFKQADYTGNSGLCGNAERVVPCYSNSTGGKSTKILIGITVPICSLLVLATIIAVILISSRRNKHPDEKAESTEKYENPMLLIWEKQGKFTFGDIVKATADLSDEYCIGKGGSGSVYKVVLPQGQTLAVKRLDISDTSDTSC, from the coding sequence ATGAAGAGCACTTCTCTTGTTCTTATTCATCTTCTCTTCCTATCCTTACTTCCTTTCAGAATCACATCGTCGCCGAGAGCACAAGCAGAAGCTCTTGTCAAATGGAAAAACAGCttatcttcttctacttctctCAATTCATCATGGTCCCTCGCCAACCTTGGGAACCTCTGTAACTGGACAGGCATTGTTTGCGATGTTGCCGGAAGCATATCTGAGATAAACCTCTCAGATGCAAAACTTCGAGGAACAATTGTGGAGTTCAATTGCAGTTCATTTCCTAATCTTACCAGCCTCAACCTCAACACCAACAGACTCAAGGGATCGATACCAACTGCTGTTGCCAACCTCTCCAAGCTCACTTTCTTGGACATGGGCAGCAACCTTTTCAGTGGCCGCATCACTTCGGAGATTGGCCAGTTGACAGAGCTTCGATATCTTAGCCTCCATGACAACTATCTCATTGGTGACATCCCCTATCAAATTACCAATCTTCAAAAGGTATGGTACTTAGACCTTGGTTCAAACTACTTAGTATCGCCAGACTGGTCTAGGTTTTTGGGCATGCCTTTGTTGACACACCTGAGCTTTAATTTCAATGACCTTATACTGGAATTCCCCGAGTTCATAACTGATTGTCGGAACCTGACATACCTCGACTTGTCACAGAATTATTTTACTGGCCCAATACCAGAGTGGGTATTTAGCAATCTGGTAAAGCTTGAATTCCTATATCtctttgaaaattcatttcaagGGCTGTTGTCCCCAAACATATCCAGGCTTTCCAACCTCCAAAATCTTCGCCTTGGCAGGAACCAATTTAGTGGTCCAATTCCAGAAGATATTGGTATGATCTCTGATCTTCAGAACATAGAAATGTATGACAATTGGTTTGAAGGGAAGATTCCTTCTTCTATAGGTCAGCTCAGGAAGCTTCAGGGCCTTGATCTTCACATGAATGGCTTGAATTCTACAATTCCTACCGAGCTTGGTCTTTGTACCAGTCTCACCTTTTTGAATCTAGCTATGAACTCACTCACTGGGGTCCTTCCTTTGTCCTTGACCAATCTGAGCATGATATCAGAGTTGGGTTTGGCCGACAATTTTTTGTCTGGTGTGATATCGTCTTATTTAATCACCAATTGGACGGAATTGATATCTTTACAACTACAGAACAATCTCTTCAGTGGAAAAATTCCATTGGAAATCGGCCTTTTAACAAAGCTGAATTACCTTTTTCTGTACAATAACACGCTCTATGGCTCAATCCCCTCAGAGATTGGGAACTTGAAGGATTTGTTTGAATTAGACCTTTCAGAAAACCATCTTTCAGGTCCAATTCCTCTAGCGGTGGGAAATCTCACAAAACTTACCCGCTTAGAGCTTTTCTCCAACAATCTCAGTGGGAAAATTCCTATGGAGATTGGTAATCTGAAATCATTGAAGGTTCTTGATCTCAACACTAACAAATTGCATGGAGAGCTGCCAGAGACATTGTCACTCCTCAATAATCTAGAGAGACTCTCCATGTTCACCAACAATTTCTCAGGCACCATTCCGACTGAACTTGGGAAGAACAGCCTCAAGTTGATGTATGTCAGTTTTACCAACAACAGCTTCTCAGGAGAATTGCCTCCTGGATTATGTAATGGCTTTGCTCTTCAATATTTAACGGTAAATGGAGGCAACAACTTCACAGGACCATTGCCAGATTGCTTGAGGAACTGCACGGGGCTAACTCAAGTCCGTCTTGAAGGGAACCAATTCACTGGAAATATTTCAGAAGTATTTGGAGTTCATCGAAGTCTTAAGTTTATTTCTCTTAGTGGCAATCGATTTTCTGGTGTGCTCTCACCTAAGTGGGGAGAATGTCAAAATCTCACAATACTACAGATGGATGGAAATCAAATTTCCGGCAAAATCCCAGTCGAGTTTGTGAACTGTGTGCTTTTGTTGATCTTGAAGCTAAGAAACAATGATTTGTCAGGTGAGATACCGCCAGAGCTTGGAAACTTGTCCACGTTGAATGTTTTGGATCTCAGCAGCAATTCACTCTCAGGAGCAATCCCTTCAAACTTAGGGAAGCTTGTAGCATTACAGATCCTCAATCTTTCACATAATAATCTCACTGGGAAAATCCCGCCATCATTGTCAGACATGATGAATCTGAGTTCAATCGATTTCTCATACAATACATTGACAGGTCCAATTCCAACTGGCGATGTTTTCAAGCAGGCAGATTATACTGGAAACTCAGGTTTGTGTGGAAATGCAGAGAGAGTGGTTCCCTGTTATTCCAATTCCACCGGTGGCAAGTCTACAAAAATTCTCATTGGCATTACTGTCCCTATCTGCAGCCTCTTAGTTCTTGCAACTATTATTGCTGTTATTCTAATATCTTCCCGACGAAACAAACACCCAGATGAAAAGGCTGAAAGTACAGAAAAATATGAGAATCCCATGTTGCTAATTTgggaaaaacaaggaaaattcACATTTGGGGATATTGTAAAAGCCACTGCTGACCTAAGTGATGAGTATTGCATTGGAAAAGGAGGGTCTGGGAGTGTTTACAAGGTGGTCTTGCCACAGGGTCAGACACTTGCAGTCAAAAGACTCGATATATCAGATACCAGCGATACTTCatgttga
- the LOC100246300 gene encoding receptor protein-tyrosine kinase CEPR1-like: MEESSLTVAPSILDGDNYETWAVRMTVHLQALDVWEAVEENYEVPPLGANPTVAQMKLHKERRTRKAKAKACLFAAVSPSIFIKIMKIDSAAEIWEYLKEEYKGDERIKNMQVMNLIREFEMKKMRESDAVKDYAAQLLSIADKVRLLGKEFSNEKIVQKILVTLPEKYETTISSLENSKDLSTISLTELLHSLEAVEQRRLMRQGDTAEGAFQARMQKNAGHKNGKVNNNKSCGNNQKNGVFPPCPHCKKTNHSPQKCWWRPDVKCNKCGKQGHVERICKNQQQEETSAAVDYCQEEQLFVATCFANKSTSKSWLVDSGCTNHMTNNQDLFRELDRTTISKVRIGNGEYIPVKGKGTVAIESQTARNWLTNWMSFDNEIRTLTEVQHRNIIKFYGFCSSKGFMYLVYKYMERGSLRNVLYGEEGEVELGWDTRVKIVQGLAHALAYLHHDCYPPIVHRDVSLSNILLDSGFEPRLSDFGTARLLSPGSPNWTPVAGTYGYMAPELALTMRVTDKSDVYSFGVVALEVMMGKHPGELLFSPALSALSDDPDSFMKDVLDQRLPPSTGQVAEEVLLVVSVALACTHAAPESRPTMRFVAKQLSARVPASQSHSNP; encoded by the exons ATGGAAGAGTCAAGTCTCACAGTTGCACCATCAATTCTTGATGGAGACAATTATGAAACTTGGGCTGTTAGAATGACAGTTCATCTACAAGCACTTGATGTTTGGGAAGcagtggaagaaaattatgaagttcCTCCCCTGGGAGCCAATCCAACTGTGGCTCAAATGAAGTTGCATAAAGAAAGAAGGACAAGAAAGGCTAAAGCGAAAGCTTGCTTGTTTGCTGCAGTTTCACcatcaattttcatcaaaatcatgaaaattgattcagCTGCAGAAATTTGGGAGTATCTCAAGGAGGAATACAAAGGAGATGAAAGAATCAAGAACATGCAGGTGATGAACTTGAttcgagaatttgaaatgaagaaaatgagggagtCTGATGCTGTTAAAGACTATGCTGCACAACTTCTTTCAATAGCAGACAAAGTTAGGCtgcttggaaaagaattttccaATGAGAAGATTGTTCAAAAGATATTGGTTACACTTCCTGAGAAATATGAAACTACAATTTCCTCTTTGGAGAATTCAAAAGATCTGTCAACTATTAGCTTGACAGAATTATTACATTCCTTGGAGGCTGTAGAACAAAGAAGACTCATGAGACAAGGAGATACTGCAGAAGGAGCATTTCAAGCAAGAATGCAGAAAAATGCAGGCCATAAAAATGGAAAGGTGAACAACAACAAGTCGTGTGGCAACAaccagaaaaatggagtttttccaCCTTGTCCTCATTGCAAGAAGACAAATCATTCTCCACAAAAATGTTGGTGGAGACCAGATGTGAAATGCAACAAGTGTGGTAAACAAGGACATGTGGAGAGGATTTGCAAAAATCAACAGCAGGAAGAAACTAGTGCAGCAGTTGACTATTGTCAGGAGGAGCAATTGTTTGTAGCAACGTGTTTTGCTAATAAAAGCACCTCTAAAAGCTGGCTTGTGGATAGTGGTTGTACAAACCATATGACAAATAATCAAGATCTCTTTAGAGAACTTGATAGAACAACTATTTCCAAAGTCAGAATTGGAAATGGTGAGTATATTCCAGTGAAGGGCAAAGGAACGGTTGCTATCGAAAGCCAAACAG CAAGGAACTGGCTGACTAATTGGATGAGTTTTGACAATGAGATTCGAACCCTGACAGAAGTTCAGCACCGAAATATCATTAAGTTTTATGGGTTCTGCTCCAGCAAGGGATTCATGTACTTGGTTTATAAATATATGgagagaggtagtttgagaaatgTATTGTATGGGGAAGAAGGGGAGGTGGAGCTGGGCTGGGACACAAGGGTTAAAATTGTGCAAGGACTAGCTCATGCACTTGCTTACTTGCACCATGACTGCTATCCACCTATCGTGCACCGTGATGTGTCGCTGAGCAACATTTTGCTTGACTCAGGGTTTGAGCCGCGTCTCTCAGATTTTGGCACAGCAAGACTTTTGAGCCCAGGTTCACCTAACTGGACCCCAGTTGCAGGGACTTATGGCTACATGGCACCAG AGCTGGCCCTTACAATGCGAGTCACAGATAAAAGTGATGTCTATAGCTTTGGAGTGGTGGCATTGGAAGTAATGATGGGAAAGCATCCGGGGGAGCTCCTATTTTCACCAGCATTATCAGCATTATCTGATGATCCTGATTCGTTCATGAAGGATGTGCTAGACCAAAGGCTCCCACCTTCCACAGGACAAGTAGCAGAAGAAGTGCTGCTTGTAGTTTCAGTAGCCTTGGCATGCACACATGCCGCTCCTGAGTCACGACCCACCATGCGTTTCGTGGCAAAACAACTATCAGCTCGAGTCCCTGCTTCCCAGTCACACAGTAATCCTTAA